A DNA window from Brenneria izadpanahii contains the following coding sequences:
- the ghrB gene encoding glyoxylate/hydroxypyruvate reductase GhrB produces MKPSVILYKKIPNDLRARLDQHFTVTELDDLPPEDHPALAQAEGIIGAGGKVDKAFLQRCPRLRAASTISVGYDNFDVPALNEKGVILMHTPTVLTETVADTVLALMLASARRVVEVAERVKAGEWKEGIGSDWFGTDVHHKTIGILGMGRIGLAVAQRAHLGFSMPVLYNARRHHSEAETRFSARYCDLDSLLAEADFLCITLPLTPETKNLIGREQLAKMKPGAILINIGRGAVVDENALIDALTDGTLHAAGLDVFAKEPLSVDSPLLRLPNVVALPHIGSATHETRYAMAACAVDNLIAALNGQVKENCVNPQAL; encoded by the coding sequence ATGAAACCTAGCGTTATTCTGTATAAAAAGATCCCCAACGATTTACGTGCCCGTTTAGATCAACACTTCACCGTCACCGAACTAGACGATTTACCCCCGGAGGATCATCCGGCGCTGGCTCAGGCTGAGGGCATCATAGGCGCAGGCGGTAAGGTGGATAAAGCCTTTCTGCAGCGCTGCCCGCGCCTGCGGGCGGCCTCCACCATTTCCGTCGGGTATGATAATTTCGATGTTCCGGCGCTGAATGAAAAAGGCGTGATTCTTATGCACACGCCCACGGTATTAACGGAAACGGTGGCGGATACCGTGCTGGCTTTGATGCTGGCAAGCGCCCGCCGGGTGGTGGAAGTTGCGGAAAGAGTCAAGGCCGGCGAGTGGAAAGAGGGGATCGGCAGCGACTGGTTTGGTACGGACGTCCATCACAAAACCATCGGTATTCTCGGTATGGGACGCATCGGTCTGGCCGTCGCGCAGCGCGCGCATTTGGGGTTCAGCATGCCGGTGCTGTACAACGCGCGCCGTCATCATTCGGAAGCTGAAACGCGCTTTAGCGCCCGCTATTGCGATCTGGATAGCCTGCTGGCCGAAGCCGATTTCCTGTGCATCACCCTGCCGCTGACGCCCGAAACGAAGAACCTGATTGGCCGTGAGCAGTTGGCGAAGATGAAGCCCGGCGCGATCCTGATTAATATCGGCCGCGGCGCCGTGGTAGACGAAAACGCGCTGATCGACGCGCTGACCGATGGAACCCTCCACGCCGCCGGTCTGGACGTGTTCGCCAAAGAACCGCTGTCCGTTGACTCCCCGCTGTTACGCCTGCCAAACGTGGTGGCGTTGCCCCATATCGGTTCGGCCACCCACGAAACCCGCTACGCGATGGCGGCCTGCGCCGTCGACAACCTGATTGCCGCCTTAAACGGCCAGGTAAAGGAAAACTGCGTTAACCCGCAGGCGCTATAA
- a CDS encoding N-acetyltransferase, with product MIREYQAQDLEPLMSLWLESTTLAHPFIHAGYWRESAALVRDVYLPQSQTWVYEEQGRLAGFISVLEKRFVGALFVQQRDYGQGIGSALIRHVQQQFLLLNLEVYQQNARACGFYRKQGFVVVDESFNQETQATLLIMQWANPFIDNIIQHYFFSPLN from the coding sequence ATGATCCGCGAATATCAGGCGCAGGATCTGGAGCCGCTGATGTCGCTCTGGCTGGAAAGCACCACGCTGGCCCACCCCTTTATTCATGCCGGCTATTGGCGGGAAAGCGCCGCGCTGGTGCGCGATGTTTACCTTCCGCAATCGCAAACCTGGGTGTATGAAGAACAAGGGCGGCTCGCCGGTTTTATCAGCGTACTGGAAAAGCGCTTTGTCGGCGCGTTATTCGTACAACAGCGCGACTATGGTCAAGGCATAGGCTCCGCCTTAATCAGGCACGTTCAACAGCAATTTTTGTTACTTAACCTGGAAGTGTATCAACAGAATGCGCGAGCCTGCGGATTTTACCGCAAGCAGGGCTTTGTCGTCGTGGACGAGAGCTTCAATCAGGAAACTCAGGCGACATTGTTGATTATGCAGTGGGCTAATCCTTTTATCGATAATATTATCCAACATTATTTCTTTTCACCGCTAAATTAA
- a CDS encoding glycoside hydrolase family 88/105 protein yields MLNNADLQTQLNSLLTGMTGLKNQGRFQEPNLDGTPGDYISFDSWEWPQGVGIYGLVRLWEFTKRDDLYQLIEGWFEKQFKAGLPKLNVNTTAPMLPLSLFWAHTQNPRYQEILDNWANRVINELPRTPEMGFQHIVSDGVNDMELWDDTLFMVVLFLAHYGTVSGRKELVAEAVRQFLLHARYLNDPETGLWFHGWSFKEKSNFARARWARGNSWITVGILEFIELAELDPGVQQYLLGCLQTQVDTLLKLQASSGAWHTLLDHPDSYQEISATAGFGYGLLKGARLGIGGESWRQAGLRALQAVCGNIDQDGTVRNVSYGTRMGKTLQFYKDIPIQPTGYGQALAILCLTEGIREHHDGR; encoded by the coding sequence ATGCTTAATAACGCAGATCTACAGACTCAGCTTAATTCTCTCTTAACCGGGATGACCGGATTAAAAAATCAGGGACGTTTCCAAGAGCCCAACCTTGATGGCACCCCAGGGGATTATATTTCATTTGATAGTTGGGAATGGCCGCAGGGCGTCGGTATTTACGGATTGGTAAGGCTGTGGGAATTCACGAAGCGCGACGATCTTTATCAACTGATTGAGGGCTGGTTCGAAAAACAATTTAAAGCCGGATTGCCGAAACTGAACGTTAATACCACGGCGCCGATGCTGCCGCTTTCCCTTTTCTGGGCGCACACCCAAAACCCGCGCTATCAGGAAATTCTCGATAACTGGGCCAATCGCGTCATTAATGAATTGCCAAGAACGCCGGAAATGGGATTCCAGCATATTGTTTCCGATGGCGTTAATGACATGGAGCTATGGGATGACACATTATTTATGGTCGTCCTGTTCCTGGCGCATTACGGTACGGTATCCGGCCGTAAAGAATTAGTCGCGGAGGCCGTGCGGCAATTTTTACTCCATGCTCGTTATCTGAACGATCCGGAAACAGGGCTGTGGTTCCATGGCTGGAGCTTCAAAGAGAAAAGCAATTTTGCACGCGCCCGTTGGGCCAGGGGAAATTCCTGGATCACGGTGGGCATCCTTGAGTTTATCGAACTTGCGGAGCTGGATCCCGGAGTACAGCAATACCTGCTGGGCTGTTTGCAAACCCAGGTCGATACGCTGCTCAAACTACAGGCATCCAGCGGCGCATGGCATACCCTGCTGGATCATCCCGACTCCTACCAGGAGATCTCCGCCACCGCCGGTTTCGGTTACGGACTGCTGAAGGGCGCGCGCTTGGGCATCGGCGGCGAATCCTGGCGTCAAGCCGGATTACGCGCGCTACAGGCGGTATGCGGCAACATCGATCAAGACGGTACGGTACGGAACGTTTCTTACGGCACCCGCATGGGGAAAACGTTGCAATTTTATAAAGATATTCCTATTCAGCCCACCGGTTACGGCCAGGCGTTAGCCATATTGTGTCTGACGGAAGGCATTCGTGAACATCATGACGGGAGGTAG
- a CDS encoding DNA-3-methyladenine glycosylase I produces the protein MKRCGWVTQDALYQDYHDNEWGRPCTDSQKLFELLCLEGQQAGLSWITVLKKRENYRRCFHQFDPRRIARMTQDDVDALMQDSGIIRHRGKIEAIIANARAWLEMESRGESFSHFIWSFVDHQPKLNRPLALSNVPAKTEISDAMSKALKKRGFKFIGSTICYAFMQAGGLVNDHVIDCFCQQEPAP, from the coding sequence ATGAAACGATGTGGTTGGGTCACCCAGGATGCGTTATATCAAGACTATCACGATAACGAATGGGGAAGACCCTGCACCGATAGCCAAAAGCTGTTTGAGCTGCTGTGTCTTGAAGGTCAACAGGCCGGGCTTTCCTGGATTACCGTATTAAAGAAACGCGAAAACTACCGCCGCTGTTTTCATCAATTCGATCCGCGCCGTATCGCCCGGATGACCCAGGATGACGTAGACGCACTGATGCAGGATAGCGGCATCATTCGCCACCGTGGGAAAATCGAAGCCATTATTGCCAACGCCCGCGCCTGGCTGGAGATGGAGAGCCGGGGCGAAAGTTTCTCTCATTTCATCTGGTCATTCGTTGACCATCAGCCGAAACTTAATCGTCCTCTGGCGCTTTCCAACGTACCGGCCAAAACCGAGATTTCAGACGCCATGTCAAAGGCGTTGAAAAAGCGCGGTTTTAAATTTATCGGTTCCACTATCTGTTACGCCTTCATGCAAGCCGGCGGGTTGGTGAACGACCACGTTATCGACTGTTTTTGCCAGCAAGAACCCGCGCCATGA
- a CDS encoding ADP-ribosylglycohydrolase family protein, protein MPSNKQNRINGALYGQMLGDAMGMPSELWPRTRIKNHFGWIDRFLPGPSENVAARYFQAAQYTDDTSMAIALADALIECEGQIEPTVIGRNILKWALAFGAFEKNILGPTSKAALSALQQGVDIRKLENNGVTNGAAMRISPLGCLLPPCSLSDFICNVEQASSVTHKSDIAVAGATVIAWAISKAIDGFSTWKGIIDELPAVAQAAQNKRITTYSASMACRIELALETVKRANGTTCAMSRIYDLIGTGTEMIESVPAAIAMVELAQTDPNRCAILCANLGGDTDTIGAMATAICGAINGATSIAPHFRQQLDDVNKLDIERYGRELLRLRALREPIRRTPAT, encoded by the coding sequence ATGCCATCAAATAAGCAAAACCGTATTAATGGAGCGTTATATGGTCAGATGTTGGGAGATGCAATGGGAATGCCGTCGGAATTGTGGCCACGTACACGAATTAAAAATCATTTTGGCTGGATTGATCGTTTCCTGCCCGGTCCATCGGAAAATGTTGCCGCCCGTTATTTTCAAGCAGCGCAATATACCGACGACACCTCTATGGCTATTGCGCTGGCGGACGCGCTGATCGAATGTGAAGGTCAGATCGAACCGACGGTGATAGGAAGAAATATTCTAAAGTGGGCGTTAGCTTTCGGCGCCTTTGAGAAAAATATCCTCGGCCCGACATCAAAAGCCGCCTTGAGCGCGCTACAGCAGGGCGTTGATATCCGCAAGTTGGAAAACAATGGCGTGACTAACGGCGCCGCGATGCGGATCTCTCCGTTGGGCTGTCTGCTGCCCCCTTGCTCTTTAAGCGATTTCATCTGCAACGTGGAGCAGGCATCCAGCGTAACGCATAAATCCGATATCGCCGTCGCCGGCGCAACCGTGATCGCTTGGGCCATCTCCAAAGCGATTGACGGCTTTTCCACCTGGAAAGGAATCATTGATGAACTGCCCGCCGTCGCTCAGGCGGCGCAAAATAAGCGGATTACCACCTATAGCGCCTCCATGGCTTGCCGTATCGAACTGGCATTGGAGACGGTAAAACGCGCCAATGGCACAACGTGCGCGATGTCGCGTATCTATGATTTGATTGGCACCGGTACGGAAATGATCGAATCCGTCCCGGCGGCGATCGCCATGGTCGAGCTGGCGCAAACCGATCCCAACCGCTGCGCCATCCTGTGCGCCAATCTGGGCGGGGATACCGATACCATCGGCGCGATGGCGACGGCCATCTGCGGAGCGATAAACGGCGCGACCAGCATTGCGCCCCACTTCAGACAGCAGTTGGATGACGTCAACAAGCTTGATATTGAGCGCTATGGCCGTGAACTTCTGCGATTGCGCGCTCTACGGGAACCTATTCGCCGAACGCCCGCCACCTGA
- a CDS encoding sulfite exporter TauE/SafE family protein: protein MAVEWILAYLALGAVVGFMAGLLGIGGGGIMVPILTALFAAQGVQNVHLVHMALGTSMAAIVITAISSLRTHHQHQAVLWPVVWRITPAILIGTFAATWLATLMPTRALAIFFSCFMAYVALQMVLNIKPKPQRQLPGTAGISLAGLCIGGISALVAIGGGSLTVPFLTWCNVRIQQAIGTSAAVGLPIALAGALGYMINGWSAAGLPDYSIGYVSLPAVVLISAVSYFTAPVGARLAHRLPVATLKKVFAGLLLLLSLKMLQTVFSG, encoded by the coding sequence ATGGCAGTCGAGTGGATTTTAGCCTACCTGGCTTTAGGCGCAGTCGTTGGTTTTATGGCGGGGTTACTGGGGATTGGCGGCGGCGGCATTATGGTGCCGATTTTGACGGCGTTGTTTGCCGCCCAGGGCGTGCAGAATGTTCACCTGGTGCATATGGCGCTGGGAACGTCGATGGCGGCCATCGTGATTACGGCCATTTCCAGTTTGCGCACTCATCATCAGCATCAGGCGGTGCTGTGGCCGGTGGTCTGGCGGATCACGCCCGCCATTCTGATCGGCACCTTCGCCGCCACCTGGCTGGCGACGTTGATGCCGACGCGGGCGCTGGCGATCTTCTTCTCCTGTTTTATGGCCTATGTCGCGCTGCAAATGGTGTTGAATATAAAGCCTAAACCACAGCGTCAACTGCCCGGCACCGCGGGGATTTCGCTGGCCGGGCTATGCATCGGCGGCATCTCCGCGCTGGTGGCGATCGGCGGCGGCTCATTAACCGTTCCTTTCCTGACGTGGTGTAACGTGCGCATTCAGCAGGCGATCGGCACCTCGGCGGCGGTCGGCCTGCCTATCGCGCTGGCGGGCGCGTTGGGATACATGATAAACGGCTGGTCGGCGGCAGGACTGCCCGACTACAGCATCGGCTATGTTTCCCTGCCGGCGGTGGTCCTGATTTCGGCGGTAAGCTATTTCACCGCGCCGGTCGGCGCGCGTTTGGCGCACCGTCTGCCGGTCGCCACGCTGAAAAAAGTCTTCGCCGGGCTATTGCTGCTGTTGAGCCTGAAGATGCTGCAGACGGTGTTTAGCGGCTAA